One stretch of Cydia fagiglandana chromosome 18, ilCydFagi1.1, whole genome shotgun sequence DNA includes these proteins:
- the LOC134673165 gene encoding large ribosomal subunit protein uL11m, with the protein MSKSVARLKSMKKVADKIDHSSKLRTNIPAGMAAAGPPLGPMLGQRNINIAAFCKDFNEKTANIKQGIPLPTRVKVNSDRSYQLTIHQPPASYFLKQAAGINRGAMDSGKEISGKITFKHLYEIAKIKQQDPPLEWRPLQEICTMLIATARTCGIQVVRDLDAKEYGEFLAERKLAVEEQKKQLQEKREAKMLRTA; encoded by the exons ATGTCTAAATCAGTAGCAAGACTTAAGTCTATGAAGAAAGTTGCTGATAAGATTGATCATTCTTCTAAACTAAGAACCAATATTCCTGCTGGAATGGCTGCTGCTGGTCCACCTTTAGGTCCTATGCTTGGACAG CGAAACATCAACATAGCTGCGTTTTGCAAAGACTTCAATGAGAAGACTGCAAATATTAAGCAAGGAATACCGTTGCCGACTAGAGTGAAAGTGAATTCGGATCGATCGTACCAGCTGACGATTCATCAACCACCCGCAAGTTATTTCCTTAAACAGGCAGCTGGGATCAACAGGGGTGCTATGGACTCTG GCAAGGAAATAAGTGGAAAGATCACATTCAAGCATTTGTATGAAATAGCTAAAATAAAGCAGCAAGATCCCCCACTGGAGTGGAGACCGCTGCAGGAGATCTGCACGATGCTGATTGCCACGGCCAGGACTTGCGGGATTCAAGTAGTTAGGGATTTAGATGCTAAG GAATATGGAGAATTCTTGGCAGAAAGAAAGCTAGCAGTAGAGGAACAGAAGAAACAACTCCAAGAAAAGAGAGAAGCGAAAATGTTGCGAACTGCGTAG
- the LOC134673181 gene encoding N-terminal kinase-like protein, giving the protein MWSFFSRDPTKDFPYEVGDPVRGLEDKTVWSLHKGKKRGTQDEVSIFLFDVQKNSETMFDVAKASLKKLKTMRHPSLLHYLDSCETEKFLYVATEYVEPLATHIDDMKLEGQQKDLFLAWGIFQITRALSFFNNDGNMRHNNVCLYSVFVTQAGEWKLGGFEFLTSHGQDTSNPIPMKILPALEIYDPPEKKDPAKLKAVTKCSSDMWGLGCLIWEAFNGPLKTQPALKTLDYIPKQLCTLYCELVSANPTSRPNPADIITRCRKMGGYFKNDLIDTMLFLEEIQIKDKIEKGRFFSTLSSYLDNFPEAVCVHKILPQLLTAFHYGDAGSAVLAPMFKLGKLLDEESYQKQIVPCVVKLFASNDRTTRSRLLQQLDQFIMHLQNSTVNDQIFPQVVHGFLDTNPVIREQTVKSIVHLASKLNYNNLNVEVLRHFARLQSKDDQGGIRTNTTVCLGKVAAHLHPQIRQKVLVSAFVRATRDAFPPARQAGVLALAATQQYFLLAEVANRVLPALCPLTNDPEKQVRDAAFRTIKGFLGKLEKVSEDPSLKEGMEADVHTATPSLSNAAATWAGWAVTAVTAKFYRSHSDTARAQHPKSVLSKPGSLEQPSSSSMSTTTSSVTSMTSLEHSESASDYDPDHWDMAAWGEIDSSAGTGASAKSPASSGSAAAAAPLNTLCEDDWDNGEWGTLQEQPSAEAELVSPSETWNNSAWTEPAVNNANATYVRPALQHKEHRLAAQQNSNDSLGGWEDGEFEPIEENVDENNASKMDEMRRKREERKLQRQREMEARRSARGQGPMKLATKLTAPPPPF; this is encoded by the exons atgtgGTCGTTTTTCTCGCGAGATCCTACAAAGGATTTTCCTTATGAAGTGGGTGATCCAGTGCGTGGTTTAGAAGATAAGACTGTGTGGTCTTTGCACAAGGGAAAGAAGAGGGGTACGCAAGATGAAGTATCGATATTCCTGTTCGACGTACAAAAGAATTCGGAAACGATGTTCGACGTAGCAAAGGCCTCACTCAAGAAACTTAAGACTATGAGACACCCTAGCCTTTTACATTATTTAGATAGCTGTGAAACTGAGAAATTTTTATATGTAGCTACGGAATATGTAGAGCCTTTAGCTACCCACATAGATGATATGAAACTTGAAGGCCAACAAAAAGACTTGTTCTTAGCTTGGGGAATTTTCCAAATTACT AGAGCACTATCATTTTTCAATAATGATGGTAACATGAGACACAACAATGTCTGCTTATATTCTGTCTTTGTCACACAAGCCGGTGAATGGAAGCTCGGAGGCTTCGAGTTCCTCACTTCGCATGGACAGGACACTTCAAACCCTATTCCTATGAAAATTCTACCGGCACTTGAAATATATGATCCTCCGGAGAAAAAGGATCCGGCCAAACTGAAGGCAGTAACAAAATG TTCATCAGACATGTGGGGCCTCGGTTGTCTCATCTGGGAAGCCTTTAACGGCCCCCTCAAAACCCAGCCAGCCCTAAAAACACTGGACTACATTCCGAAGCAGCTGTGCACCCTGTATTGTGAGCTAGTCAGTGCCAACCCTACGTCTCGGCCCAACCCTGCTGATATTATTACGAG GTGTCGAAAAATGGGTGGCTACTTCAAAAACGACCTTATAGACACTATGCTGTTTCTAGAAGAGATCCAAATCAAGGACAAGATAGAGAAGGGTCGGTTCTTCTCCACGCTCAGCTCGTACTTGGACAACTTTCCGGAGGCTGTGTGTGTGCACAAGATACTGCCTCAGTTGCTGACAGCGTTCCATTATGGGGACGCGGGGTCGGCGGTGTTGGCGCCCATGTTCAAG cTAGGTAAACTGCTAGACGAGGAATCGTACCAAAAGCAGATCGTGCCGTGCGTGGTAAAATTGTTTGCGTCAAACGATCGTACCACGCGGTCGCGGCTGCTGCAACAATTAGACCAATTCATAATGCATCTGCAGAACTCCACG GTAAACGACCAAATTTTCCCCCAAGTGGTACACGGGTTCTTAGACACCAACCCCGTTATACGCGAACAGACGGTCAAATCTATAGTGCATCTGGCGTCGAAGCTCAACTACAATAATCTCAACGTTGAGGTGCTGAGGCACTTCGCGAGGCTGCAGTCTAAAGACGACCAGGGCGGCATAAG gaCAAACACCACAGTGTGCCTAGGCAAGGTTGCTGCGCACTTGCACCCGCAGATCCGACAGAAGGTCCTCGTGTCGGCGTTCGTGCGAGCCACCCGGGACGCCTTCCCGCCCGCGCGGCAAGCCGGAGTGCTAGCGCTCGCGGCCACACAGCAGTACTTCCTGTTGGCTGAGGTGGCTAACAGAGTTCTGCCGGCGTTGTGTCCTTTGACTAACGATCCGGAGAAACAG GTTCGCGACGCAGCGTTCAGGACTATCAAGGGCTTCCTCGGCAAGTTAGAGAAGGTTTCAGAAGACCCAAGTCTGAAGGAAGGAATGG AGGCGGACGTCCACACGGCCACTCCATCCCTCAGCAACGCGGCGGCAACGTGGGCGGGCTGGGCGGTGACTGCCGTCACGGCCAAGTTCTACCGCTCGCACTCCGacacggcgcgcgcgcagcacCCCAAGTCCGTGCTGTCCAAGCCGGGGTCTCTAg agcaACCATCATCGTCAAGCATGTCAACTACAACTTCATCAGTTACATCGATGACGTCACTAGAGCACAGCGAGTCTGCGTCCGACTATGACCCCGACCACTGGGACATGGCGGCGTGGGGCGAGATCGACTCCAGCGCAG GCACGGGAGCGAGCGCCAAGTCCCCGGCGAGCAGCGGCAGCGCGGCCGCCGCGGCGCCGCTCAACACGCTGTGCGAGGACGACTGGGACAACGGCGAGTGGGGCACGTTACAGGAACAGCCC TCAGCAGAGGCGGAACTGGTGAGTCCTTCGGAAACGTGGAACAACTCCGCGTGGACGGAGCCCGCGGTCAACAACGCTAACGCTACATACGTGCGCCCAGCGCTGCAACACAAG GAGCACCGGCTCGCGGCTCAACAAAACAGTAACGACTCGCTCGGCGGCTGGGAGGACGGAGAGTTTGAACCCATTGAGGAGAATGTTGATG AAAACAACGCCTCGAAAATGGACGAGATGCGACGAAAGCGTGAAGAGCGCAAACTACAGCGACAGAGGGAGATGGAAGCTCGGCGCAGCGCGAGAGGGCAGGGACCCATGAAACTTGCTACCAAACTCACGGCGCCGCCACCGCCTTTCTAA